CCACCAACGACCAGCGGTATTGAGATTTCCTCTCCGACGGCTCTTACGATCTCCAACGGCACAGGTGCGGGGGCACCCGAACCCGCCTCCAAATAGAAGAGGTCCATCCCGAAGAACTCAGCCGCCAGAGCGTAATTGACAGCCAGTTCCGGGTTATCGCGAGGTAGGGGATCTGCCCGCCCGACCTCACCGACCTTCATGCCAGGCTCGACGATTACGTAACCCATCGAGATCGTCTCGAGCCCGAGGTCCTTGATAGTCTTCGAAGCCTGGACTTGTTCCCCAACAAGCAGTCTGGTGGTTCTGGAGTTGAGCATGCTCATGAAATAGATGGCATCCGCATGCCTGCTGATAGTGTCCGCGCCAGCTGGGAACAGTATGACGGGAATCTCGACGACGCTCTTGATGCCTTTCACCGTGGTGTCAAGATTCTCCTGCGTGACTCCAGTTGACCCGCCGACCATGATGGCATCCGTGCCCATGTCTTCCATCGTGCTTGCCACATCGCTTGCCACGTCCCCCGGCTGTTTCTCTGGGTCTATGAGGGTCATATGCAGTTTTCCTTCCTGCAATCTCTCTTCTAGGTGTTGAAGCACTCTCAAAGGACGCCTCCTTCCCCTTCATTACGCTGGGTCAAAGCGAGGGTTTGCTGAGTAGGTGTGCCCATATATAAAGGTTATATCCTGAGGCCACCCTGGATGAGGCAATCACACGCGTCTCCGTGGAGCCACGTTAGGACAGTTTAAATACTCCCAGACCAATTAATTACAAACACACAGTGGATGGGCAGAGAGGGTTCGCCAACAGTCGATTAGTTCTTGGCATTTGCTCACGCCCAATCCGAGAAGAGCGGAAGCGGATGAGGGGATGAAGGTCTTCGGCAGAAAGAAGGAGAGAGAGGCGATCCGGAGAGAGCTCCAGCTTGCGAAGACATCGATTCTGGAGATGAAGGGATCCGGGGCCGACATCGCATCAGCTGCGAAGATTCTGAAGATGGCGATTACCGATTTCAAGGAAGGTCGATTTGAGGAGGCTAGGACAGGGATCGTCAAGGCGAGGAAACATGGTTCGATGCTTGCCAAGAAGTACAAAGGAGCCAGGCAGATCATCGGCAAGCTCTTCTCTCGGATAGAGAAGATGAAGGAACACGGGATGGGCACCTACGAGTTCGAAGCTCTTCTGGCCAAGGCCAAGAAGCGAATGGAGGAGACCATTGATGAGAGGGGCCTGGCAATACCCAACTACGGCGGAGCTCAGAAGATCGCCTCGAAAGCCTACAAGATCGCTCTGAAGAAGATGAGGGAGCACGAGACAGCCTCAAATGCGATCTTCGTAGCCAACATGATTCTGGAGGACACCCTGAAGTCCATGGTCTACGTGGATCAGGACACGCTCAAGAAGAAGGTCTTCGCGGAAGTCACTGGACTTCTCACGCAGGCGGACGACAGCATCAGGAGGGGGGAGCTGACGGAGGCGTATGATGTCTCCGTTGAGGCCGAAAGACGCGTGGAAACACTGAAGAAGAGCTACATAGAGGCCGTGGAGGCGTACAAGTCGGCTGAGAAGGCGCTCATGGAGGGAAAGGATGTAGGAATCCGGTCGTCCGACCTTTCCAAGCTTCACGAGGTTGCTGGGCAGGCCCTCGCTGACGGGAACTTCGAGTCCGCGAGACTGAAGTCAATCGAGGTCTCGGGAGAGGTGAGGACCCTCGACGACCGGAAGGGAAGGGCCAAGGAGACGATCGAGAAGGCCGAGAACGCAGTCGAGGCAGCCAAGAACACAGGCTTCGATGTCTCAGGATCCCAAGACCTATTGGAAGATGCTAGGTGGGCCTTCGAAAGAGGGATTTTCCAGAGGGCCATCAACTG
This genomic stretch from Candidatus Thermoplasmatota archaeon harbors:
- a CDS encoding geranylgeranylglyceryl/heptaprenylglyceryl phosphate synthase, which gives rise to MRVLQHLEERLQEGKLHMTLIDPEKQPGDVASDVASTMEDMGTDAIMVGGSTGVTQENLDTTVKGIKSVVEIPVILFPAGADTISRHADAIYFMSMLNSRTTRLLVGEQVQASKTIKDLGLETISMGYVIVEPGMKVGEVGRADPLPRDNPELAVNYALAAEFFGMDLFYLEAGSGAPAPVPLEIVRAVGEEISIPLVVGGGIRDERSARDLVEAGADVLVTGTAVERTRDLASLKEILDAIKRGNR